The following proteins are encoded in a genomic region of Natrinema sp. DC36:
- a CDS encoding helix-turn-helix domain-containing protein translates to MTTIAELSLSTDEFALAETLQQLPALDVRVESVVAEGPTRTVPLVWFSNVDRDDLETALESDPTVAEYRRLLESTEDGELFYRLEYAATVESVCQCVYTDGGTVLDAQVTDGQWTLRLLFPHREELSDAVSAIEDCGVRVDVRRMVEAGQDEELETTAALTEPQQEAIAEAYRQGYYDVPREISLEELANELDISHQALSERLRRANRVLAGEQLDSPSGEMATPD, encoded by the coding sequence ATGACGACGATCGCAGAACTTTCGCTTTCGACGGACGAGTTCGCACTCGCAGAGACCCTTCAGCAACTACCGGCCCTCGACGTCCGCGTCGAAAGCGTCGTCGCGGAGGGGCCGACCCGGACCGTCCCGCTCGTCTGGTTTTCCAACGTCGACCGCGACGACCTCGAGACGGCTCTCGAATCGGATCCGACCGTCGCCGAGTACCGACGGCTGCTCGAGAGCACCGAGGACGGCGAACTGTTCTATCGCCTGGAGTACGCGGCGACCGTCGAGTCCGTCTGTCAGTGCGTCTACACCGACGGCGGGACGGTCCTCGACGCGCAGGTGACCGACGGCCAGTGGACGCTTCGGCTCCTCTTTCCCCACCGCGAGGAGCTCTCGGACGCCGTCTCGGCCATCGAGGACTGCGGCGTCCGGGTCGATGTCAGACGCATGGTCGAGGCCGGTCAGGACGAGGAACTCGAGACGACGGCGGCCTTGACCGAGCCCCAGCAGGAGGCGATCGCCGAGGCGTATCGGCAGGGCTACTACGACGTCCCGCGCGAAATCTCGCTCGAGGAGCTCGCGAACGAACTCGACATCTCTCATCAGGCGCTCTCCGAGCGGCTCCGTCGGGCGAACCGCGTCCTCGCGGGCGAGCAGTTGGACAGCCCGTCGGGCGAGATGGCGACGCCAGACTGA
- a CDS encoding Hsp20/alpha crystallin family protein — MTLEQFTPEEGQVARRYEYDDSTVMAVDFGTEEADASVDVVDDTVIVVLADDQYEIELPDTTENPHTFIKNGVLTVELEEER, encoded by the coding sequence ATGACTCTCGAACAATTCACCCCCGAAGAGGGGCAGGTGGCTCGCCGGTACGAATACGACGATAGCACGGTGATGGCCGTCGACTTCGGTACCGAAGAGGCCGACGCCTCGGTCGATGTCGTCGACGACACGGTTATCGTCGTCCTCGCCGACGATCAGTACGAAATCGAACTTCCCGACACGACCGAGAATCCGCACACGTTTATCAAAAACGGCGTGCTCACTGTCGAACTGGAGGAGGAACGATGA
- a CDS encoding cupin domain-containing protein, protein MHQSKEELTVVMETPDAKIQHQAGFGAATEYDGLAAEHFRVSAGTDLTPLLEGLQEDTCQCPHWGYVIDGAISVRYADDSEEVDEAGDLVYWPPGHTLWVDEDTEFILFSPHEEHTAVFEHMAAKMDE, encoded by the coding sequence ATGCATCAATCCAAAGAGGAACTGACGGTCGTTATGGAAACGCCGGACGCGAAAATCCAACATCAGGCGGGGTTCGGGGCGGCAACCGAATACGATGGCCTGGCCGCAGAACACTTCCGCGTGAGCGCGGGAACCGATCTCACGCCCCTGTTGGAGGGACTTCAGGAGGACACGTGCCAGTGTCCCCACTGGGGGTACGTGATAGACGGAGCGATCTCCGTTCGGTATGCCGATGATTCGGAGGAGGTCGACGAAGCCGGAGATCTCGTTTACTGGCCGCCGGGCCACACGCTCTGGGTGGACGAAGACACGGAGTTCATCCTGTTTAGCCCGCACGAAGAGCACACGGCGGTCTTCGAGCATATGGCGGCTAAGATGGACGAATAA
- a CDS encoding dihydrodipicolinate synthase family protein — MSNHDPGAADPLSLRGVVPPTVTAFREDESVDYETTASHARFVVDRGVHGVFPLGTNGEFPLLSGPERDRIVEAVVDEVGDDVPVIAGVGAPSTYRTVAHAEHAESVGADGIVVVTPYYYPLDHDGALEHYRRVAEAVDLPVYLYHIPSKTGNELSLETLADLAEIDNLAGVKDSSKDVPWLAQAIDAHPDLTFLAGSDSLLFTGLEIGCSGLVSAVANAFPELVVDCYEAYDADDEERARELQSKIFRVRDAFKTGGAYMSGVKTALRMRDFDAGPLRSPLRLKDDDSAREMRSQLEKIDVL; from the coding sequence ATGTCGAATCACGATCCCGGCGCCGCAGACCCGCTCTCGCTTCGCGGCGTCGTTCCGCCGACCGTCACCGCGTTTCGGGAGGACGAGTCCGTCGATTACGAGACGACGGCTTCACACGCCCGGTTCGTCGTCGATCGCGGGGTACACGGCGTCTTTCCGCTCGGAACCAACGGCGAGTTCCCGCTGCTCTCGGGCCCGGAGCGCGACCGGATCGTCGAGGCGGTCGTCGACGAAGTCGGTGACGACGTGCCGGTCATCGCCGGCGTCGGCGCTCCCAGTACCTATCGGACGGTCGCCCACGCCGAACACGCCGAATCCGTCGGCGCGGACGGCATCGTCGTCGTGACGCCGTACTACTATCCGCTGGACCACGACGGTGCCCTCGAGCACTATCGCCGGGTTGCCGAGGCCGTCGACTTACCAGTCTATCTCTACCACATCCCGAGCAAGACCGGCAACGAGCTATCGCTCGAGACGCTGGCTGACCTCGCGGAAATCGACAACCTCGCGGGCGTCAAGGACTCGAGCAAGGACGTGCCGTGGCTCGCGCAGGCGATCGACGCCCACCCCGACCTGACCTTCCTCGCGGGGTCGGACTCGCTGCTTTTCACCGGACTCGAGATCGGCTGCTCGGGACTCGTCAGCGCCGTCGCGAACGCGTTCCCGGAACTCGTCGTGGATTGTTACGAGGCCTACGACGCGGACGACGAGGAGCGAGCGCGCGAACTCCAGAGCAAAATATTCCGCGTTCGGGACGCGTTCAAGACCGGCGGCGCGTACATGTCCGGCGTCAAGACGGCACTCCGGATGCGGGACTTCGACGCCGGCCCGTTGCGGAGCCCGCTTCGGCTGAAGGACGACGACTCCGCACGGGAGATGCGCTCCCAGCTCGAAAAAATAGACGTCCTCTGA
- a CDS encoding acyl-CoA dehydrogenase family protein has product MTLTDEQAAIRETVREFASEEIRPTALEADREQEFPEAVWDGLADLDLTGLTVPEEYGGYEADPVTAAVVNEEVAYGMLSVATALSVHSLATSCLAEFGSEEQQERWLPEMADGRPVGAFALSEPHAGSNPAEMSTEARRKGDEYVINGEKQWITNGERAGVYVLFAKTDRDDPSTVTQFLVPADVDGLSVGEKEDKLGLRASDTTSLTFDDVRIPAENRLTEEGKGLSAAFHILTGGRIAIAAQSVGLAQCALDEALAYSQERDQFGGPISDIQTIRHKLAEMATKIRAARLLTRDAARKRAAGGAALEASMAKYFASEAAMFVTNEAVQIHGGYGYVTEGEVERLYRDAKITEIYEGTTEIQKTVIARELLE; this is encoded by the coding sequence ATGACGCTCACCGACGAACAGGCGGCGATCCGGGAGACCGTCCGAGAGTTCGCCAGCGAAGAGATTCGGCCGACAGCGCTCGAGGCTGACAGGGAGCAGGAGTTCCCCGAAGCCGTCTGGGACGGCCTCGCCGACCTCGATCTGACGGGGCTAACGGTCCCCGAGGAGTACGGCGGCTACGAGGCGGATCCGGTGACGGCCGCCGTGGTCAACGAGGAAGTCGCGTATGGGATGCTCTCGGTCGCGACGGCGCTGTCGGTCCACTCGCTCGCGACCTCCTGTCTCGCCGAGTTCGGGAGCGAGGAGCAGCAGGAACGTTGGCTGCCCGAGATGGCCGACGGGCGGCCGGTCGGTGCCTTCGCGCTCTCGGAGCCACACGCGGGCTCGAATCCGGCGGAGATGTCGACGGAAGCGAGACGCAAGGGCGACGAATACGTCATCAACGGCGAAAAGCAGTGGATCACGAACGGCGAGCGCGCGGGCGTTTACGTCCTCTTCGCGAAGACCGATCGCGACGATCCGTCGACGGTGACGCAGTTTCTCGTTCCGGCCGACGTGGACGGCCTCTCGGTTGGCGAAAAAGAGGACAAACTCGGTCTGCGCGCGAGCGACACCACCAGCCTGACCTTCGACGACGTTCGGATTCCGGCTGAAAACCGGTTGACTGAGGAGGGGAAGGGGCTCTCGGCCGCGTTTCACATCCTCACCGGCGGTCGAATCGCCATCGCCGCCCAGTCCGTCGGCCTCGCACAGTGTGCGCTCGACGAGGCGCTGGCCTACAGCCAGGAGCGCGACCAGTTCGGCGGCCCCATTTCGGACATTCAGACGATCCGGCACAAACTCGCCGAGATGGCAACCAAAATTCGGGCCGCGCGCCTGCTGACTCGAGACGCCGCCCGAAAGCGAGCGGCCGGCGGCGCGGCGCTCGAGGCGAGCATGGCGAAGTACTTCGCGAGCGAGGCGGCGATGTTCGTGACGAACGAGGCGGTCCAGATTCACGGCGGCTACGGCTACGTAACCGAGGGCGAGGTCGAGCGGCTCTATCGCGACGCGAAGATCACCGAAATATACGAGGGGACGACGGAGATCCAGAAGACGGTGATCGCTCGGGAACTGCTCGAGTAA
- the bcp gene encoding thioredoxin-dependent thiol peroxidase, producing the protein MLDVGDEAPEFELLNQHGETVRRSDFEGQRLVVYFYPRANTDGCTTEACGFNDALSQLADRDAAVVGISDDPVDDLTEFAADYDLEFDLLSDELGEVATLYDSYGEKRMFGNTFDGVFRNTYLVDSDGRIEAVYEGVSPDGHADEVLADLEPVDVTH; encoded by the coding sequence ATGCTCGATGTCGGCGACGAGGCACCGGAGTTCGAACTGCTTAACCAACACGGCGAGACGGTCAGACGCTCCGATTTCGAGGGGCAGCGACTCGTCGTCTACTTCTACCCTCGTGCCAACACGGACGGCTGTACGACCGAGGCCTGCGGGTTCAACGACGCGCTCTCGCAACTCGCGGACCGGGACGCCGCGGTCGTCGGGATCAGCGACGATCCGGTCGACGACCTCACGGAATTCGCGGCCGACTACGACCTCGAGTTCGATCTGCTGTCCGACGAGCTCGGCGAAGTCGCGACGCTGTATGACTCCTACGGCGAGAAACGGATGTTCGGCAACACCTTCGACGGCGTCTTCCGGAACACCTACCTCGTGGATTCGGACGGACGGATCGAAGCGGTGTACGAAGGGGTCTCCCCAGACGGCCACGCAGACGAGGTACTGGCAGATCTCGAGCCGGTCGACGTCACGCACTGA
- a CDS encoding CDC48 family AAA ATPase, protein MKLTVKPLKQKDAGRGLAAIDRVSMNELDLENGDYIVIKGKDEAQAVARVWPGYPEDEGRGIVRIDGRLRQEADVGIDDNVTIEPADVKPAKSVTVALPQNLRIRGDIGPLVRDKLSGQAVTEGQTVPFSLSFGPMASSGQSVPLKIASTSPSGTVVITDSTSIEISETPAEQVQSGTGTSAEGVPNVAYEDIGGLDDELDQVREMIELPMRHPELFQQLGIEPPKGVLLHGPPGTGKTLMAKAVANEIDAHFETISGPEIMSKYYGESEEKLREVFEDAEENAPAIVFIDELDSIAAKREEAGGDVERRVVAQLLSLMDGLEERGRVTVIAATNRVDAIDPALRRGGRFDREIEIGVPDKEGRKEILQVHTRGMPLDEGIDLDQYAENTHGFVGADLESLARESAMNALRRIRPELDLESEEIDADILESLEVTERDLKDALKGIQPSAMREVFVEVPDVTWNDVGGLGETKEQLRETIQWPLDYPEVFEQMDMQAAKGVLMYGPPGTGKTLLAKAVANEAQSNFISIKGPELLNKYVGESEKGVREVFEKARSNAPTVIFFDEIDSIAGERGQRQGDSGVGERVVSQLLTELDGLEELEDVVVIATTNRPDLIDSALLRPGRLDRHVHVPVPDEDARKAIFEVHTRDKPLADSVDLEWLAGRTEGYVGADIEAVCREASMAASREFINSVDPEEMADTIGNVRISRDHFEHALDEVNPSVAPETREQYEDLEEEFQQAEPGQDEQLGRTFQ, encoded by the coding sequence ATGAAACTTACCGTCAAACCACTCAAACAGAAGGACGCCGGTCGCGGACTGGCCGCGATCGACCGCGTCTCCATGAACGAACTCGACCTCGAGAACGGGGACTACATCGTCATCAAGGGCAAGGACGAGGCACAGGCTGTCGCTCGCGTCTGGCCCGGCTACCCCGAAGACGAGGGGCGCGGAATCGTCCGAATCGACGGCCGCCTGCGCCAGGAGGCCGACGTCGGGATCGATGACAACGTCACTATCGAACCCGCCGACGTCAAACCCGCCAAATCGGTCACCGTGGCATTGCCACAGAACCTGCGAATCCGCGGCGACATCGGGCCGCTCGTCCGCGACAAACTGAGCGGACAGGCCGTCACCGAGGGCCAGACGGTACCGTTCTCGCTCTCGTTCGGGCCCATGGCCAGCTCCGGCCAGTCGGTCCCGCTGAAGATCGCGAGCACCTCGCCGTCGGGCACCGTCGTCATCACGGACTCGACGAGTATCGAGATCTCCGAGACGCCCGCCGAACAGGTACAGTCCGGCACCGGGACGTCCGCGGAGGGTGTTCCGAACGTCGCCTACGAGGACATCGGCGGTCTGGACGACGAACTCGACCAGGTCCGCGAGATGATCGAACTGCCGATGCGCCACCCCGAGCTGTTCCAACAGCTGGGCATCGAGCCGCCGAAAGGCGTCCTCCTGCACGGCCCGCCGGGCACGGGGAAGACCCTGATGGCGAAGGCCGTCGCTAACGAGATCGACGCCCACTTCGAGACGATCTCCGGCCCGGAGATCATGTCGAAGTACTACGGCGAGAGCGAAGAGAAGCTCCGGGAGGTCTTCGAGGACGCCGAGGAGAACGCTCCCGCGATCGTCTTCATCGACGAACTCGATTCCATCGCCGCCAAACGCGAAGAGGCCGGCGGTGACGTCGAACGACGCGTCGTCGCCCAACTGCTCAGCCTGATGGACGGCCTCGAGGAACGGGGTCGCGTCACGGTCATCGCCGCGACCAACCGCGTCGACGCGATCGACCCCGCGCTCCGGCGCGGCGGTCGCTTCGACCGCGAGATCGAGATCGGCGTCCCCGACAAGGAGGGCCGCAAGGAGATCCTGCAGGTCCACACCCGCGGGATGCCCCTCGACGAGGGGATCGACCTCGATCAATACGCCGAGAACACGCACGGCTTCGTCGGCGCCGACCTCGAGTCGCTGGCCCGCGAGAGCGCGATGAACGCGCTCCGTCGCATCCGCCCCGAACTCGATCTCGAGTCCGAGGAGATCGACGCCGACATCCTCGAGTCACTCGAAGTGACCGAGCGGGACCTCAAGGACGCGCTCAAGGGCATCCAACCCTCGGCGATGCGCGAGGTCTTCGTCGAAGTCCCCGACGTCACCTGGAACGACGTCGGCGGACTGGGCGAGACCAAAGAGCAACTGCGCGAGACGATCCAGTGGCCGCTCGACTACCCCGAGGTGTTCGAGCAGATGGACATGCAGGCCGCCAAGGGCGTCCTCATGTACGGCCCGCCGGGCACGGGGAAGACCCTGCTCGCGAAGGCCGTCGCCAACGAGGCCCAGTCGAACTTCATCTCGATCAAGGGCCCCGAACTGCTGAACAAGTACGTCGGGGAGTCCGAGAAGGGCGTCCGCGAGGTCTTCGAGAAGGCGCGGTCGAACGCACCGACCGTGATCTTCTTCGACGAGATCGATTCGATCGCGGGCGAACGCGGTCAGCGTCAGGGTGACTCCGGCGTCGGCGAACGCGTCGTCTCCCAGCTCCTGACGGAGCTCGACGGGCTCGAGGAACTCGAGGACGTCGTCGTGATCGCCACGACCAACCGACCGGACCTGATCGACAGCGCCCTGCTCCGTCCCGGACGACTCGATCGCCACGTCCACGTGCCGGTCCCCGACGAGGACGCTCGCAAGGCGATCTTCGAGGTCCACACCCGCGACAAGCCGCTGGCCGACTCGGTCGACCTCGAGTGGCTCGCCGGGCGGACGGAGGGATACGTCGGTGCCGACATCGAAGCGGTCTGCCGCGAGGCCTCGATGGCCGCTAGCCGCGAGTTCATCAACTCGGTCGACCCCGAGGAGATGGCCGACACGATCGGGAACGTCCGCATCAGTCGCGACCACTTCGAGCACGCCCTCGACGAGGTCAACCCGAGCGTCGCCCCCGAAACCCGGGAGCAATACGAGGATCTCGAAGAGGAGTTCCAGCAGGCCGAACCGGGCCAAGACGAACAGCTCGGCCGCACCTTCCAGTAA
- a CDS encoding HAD hydrolase family protein: protein MERYDLVYRLYDEHDTATLREYQEFVDVFPAVDSRVALEHWQEATEELEARKDEIRSAFAAGETFAEIAARATRDQAFTALDLEAKYGRAVNVLVLDVDETLRSAGGTDNEIPRETLHLLTEFHEAGVPIVICTGQTLENVKGFAIQGLGSEIVHSGNLSIVYEAGTGVFTPGHGADTKQLLYEDLDESIRTVFDDIRSRVLPEAPERLRRGCHLQGNEFNVTMKPNYETGSAEARDIIDEALVYLIDLLADAVGRMLEDATTEVNGENGESATGGESELTPGDETITDWTRAFYAGQDPEIRSVLEGEGAYPDLAVDDVPDRVAATLERIDVAYYEADAAEIGSLELNKVVGVERALDVLGVEDPFALVMGDSKSDLRVMEWVADTDAGIAAAPEHASQETFQHVLETDELVFDRGKSVDVLRTVYALNRLARLG, encoded by the coding sequence ATGGAACGGTACGATCTCGTCTATCGGCTCTACGACGAGCACGACACGGCGACGCTGCGGGAGTACCAGGAGTTCGTCGACGTCTTCCCGGCGGTCGACTCCAGAGTCGCGCTCGAGCACTGGCAGGAGGCGACCGAGGAACTCGAGGCTCGCAAGGACGAGATCCGGTCGGCGTTCGCGGCCGGCGAGACGTTCGCGGAGATCGCCGCCCGCGCGACCCGGGACCAGGCCTTCACCGCGCTCGACCTCGAGGCGAAGTACGGCCGCGCGGTGAACGTCCTCGTGCTCGACGTCGACGAGACGCTGCGCTCCGCCGGCGGAACGGACAACGAGATCCCCCGGGAGACGCTGCACCTCCTGACGGAGTTCCACGAGGCCGGCGTCCCGATCGTCATCTGTACGGGCCAGACCTTAGAGAACGTCAAGGGGTTCGCGATTCAGGGGCTGGGCAGCGAGATCGTCCACTCGGGGAACCTCTCGATCGTCTACGAGGCGGGAACGGGCGTGTTCACGCCGGGCCACGGCGCGGACACGAAGCAGTTGCTCTACGAGGACCTCGACGAGTCCATTCGGACCGTCTTCGACGACATCCGATCGCGCGTCCTCCCCGAGGCGCCCGAGAGACTCCGGCGGGGCTGTCACCTCCAGGGCAACGAGTTCAACGTCACGATGAAGCCCAACTACGAAACCGGGTCCGCGGAGGCTCGCGACATTATCGACGAGGCACTGGTCTATCTTATCGATCTGCTCGCCGACGCCGTCGGACGGATGCTCGAGGACGCGACGACGGAGGTAAACGGTGAGAATGGGGAATCAGCCACCGGTGGCGAAAGTGAGCTGACACCCGGCGACGAAACGATCACCGACTGGACCCGCGCCTTCTACGCCGGGCAGGACCCCGAGATCAGGTCGGTCCTCGAGGGCGAAGGGGCGTACCCCGATCTGGCGGTCGACGACGTCCCCGACCGGGTCGCAGCGACCCTCGAGCGGATCGACGTCGCCTACTACGAGGCCGATGCGGCCGAAATCGGTAGCCTCGAGCTGAACAAGGTGGTGGGCGTCGAACGCGCGCTCGACGTGCTCGGAGTCGAGGACCCCTTCGCGCTCGTGATGGGCGACTCCAAGAGCGATCTGCGCGTGATGGAGTGGGTCGCCGACACCGACGCCGGGATCGCGGCCGCCCCGGAACACGCCTCTCAGGAGACCTTCCAGCACGTTCTCGAAACGGACGAACTCGTCTTCGATCGCGGGAAGAGCGTCGACGTGCTCCGGACGGTGTACGCGCTCAATCGGCTGGCCCGTCTCGGGTGA
- the panB gene encoding 3-methyl-2-oxobutanoate hydroxymethyltransferase, producing the protein MPTVRDLRAKAGAEPITMLTAYDAPTAAVVDEAGVDIILVGDSLGNTNLGYETTLPVTVDDMARHTDAVARATDDALVVADMPFLSIGVDEAASVENAGRMLKEADAHAVKLECGPHTVDLTEKLVQLGIPVMAHLGLTPQHVNQYGGYPRQGTDREGAERILELAEAHEDAGAFSLVLEHVPSNLAADVTAALDIPTIGIGAGPDCDGQVLVVDDAIGLSEWSPSFSKRFGNVREEMESAVGEYVSAVESGEFPADEHSHEESDLEDIY; encoded by the coding sequence ATGCCTACCGTGCGGGATCTCAGAGCGAAGGCCGGTGCAGAGCCGATCACGATGCTGACGGCGTACGACGCGCCGACGGCGGCGGTCGTCGACGAGGCCGGCGTCGACATCATCCTCGTCGGCGACAGCCTCGGAAACACCAATCTGGGGTACGAGACGACGCTCCCGGTTACCGTCGATGACATGGCTCGCCACACCGACGCGGTCGCCCGCGCGACCGACGACGCCCTCGTCGTCGCCGACATGCCGTTCCTCTCGATCGGGGTCGACGAGGCGGCGAGCGTCGAGAACGCGGGCCGGATGCTCAAGGAGGCCGACGCTCACGCGGTCAAACTCGAGTGCGGGCCTCACACCGTCGACCTCACGGAGAAGTTGGTCCAGCTCGGGATTCCGGTGATGGCCCACCTCGGACTGACGCCCCAGCACGTCAACCAGTACGGCGGCTATCCGCGGCAGGGGACGGATCGGGAAGGAGCCGAGCGCATCCTGGAACTGGCCGAGGCTCACGAGGACGCCGGTGCGTTCTCGCTCGTCCTCGAGCACGTCCCGTCCAACCTCGCGGCCGACGTGACCGCGGCGCTGGACATCCCGACGATCGGGATCGGTGCCGGCCCGGACTGCGACGGACAGGTGCTCGTCGTCGACGACGCGATCGGCCTCAGCGAGTGGTCGCCCTCCTTCTCGAAACGGTTCGGGAACGTCCGCGAGGAGATGGAATCCGCGGTCGGGGAGTACGTCTCGGCGGTCGAGTCCGGCGAGTTCCCCGCCGACGAACACAGTCACGAAGAGAGCGATCTCGAGGACATTTACTGA
- a CDS encoding HalOD1 output domain-containing protein codes for MSGPDRDPADDDRPVLAERTYDEGTPPSIAAVYAISAALDTDPIDCTTELGFTLYDHVDPEALDRLVTRTERAGDVTVELSLGEYLLRITNSGHVRVFGPSESSESVR; via the coding sequence ATGTCCGGTCCAGATCGTGACCCTGCGGACGATGACCGGCCGGTGCTCGCCGAACGCACCTATGACGAGGGGACGCCGCCCAGTATCGCGGCCGTCTACGCGATCTCGGCCGCCCTCGATACCGATCCGATCGATTGTACGACCGAACTGGGATTCACGCTGTACGATCACGTCGACCCGGAGGCCCTCGATCGGCTCGTTACTCGGACCGAACGCGCCGGCGATGTCACCGTCGAACTCTCGCTGGGCGAGTACCTGCTTCGGATCACGAACAGCGGACACGTGCGCGTTTTCGGGCCGAGCGAATCCTCCGAGTCGGTTCGATGA
- a CDS encoding HAD hydrolase-like protein, whose translation MTAYEAIVYDLDGTLVDLDVDWDAVAVDVREVYASANVEPPSDGLWDMLEVADDAGLADEVEAAIAAHEHDGARTSARLAHADELLERSLPAGVCSLNCERACRIALDEHALDDAVDAVVGRDTVDTWKPDPEPLLATVRALEVEPAAALFIGDSARDRHAAERAGMDFEYVGEGPSGV comes from the coding sequence ATGACCGCCTACGAGGCTATCGTCTACGATCTGGACGGGACGCTCGTCGATCTCGACGTCGACTGGGACGCCGTCGCCGTCGACGTCCGCGAAGTGTACGCTTCCGCGAACGTCGAACCGCCGAGCGACGGGCTCTGGGACATGCTCGAGGTCGCCGACGACGCGGGGCTGGCCGACGAGGTGGAGGCCGCTATCGCGGCCCACGAACACGACGGGGCGCGGACCTCCGCTCGGCTCGCCCACGCGGACGAACTACTCGAGCGGTCGCTGCCGGCGGGCGTCTGTTCGCTCAATTGCGAGCGAGCGTGTCGGATCGCGCTCGACGAGCACGCGCTCGACGACGCGGTCGATGCCGTCGTCGGTCGCGATACGGTCGACACGTGGAAACCGGATCCGGAACCGTTGCTCGCGACGGTTCGAGCGCTCGAGGTCGAGCCGGCGGCGGCGCTATTCATCGGTGATTCCGCACGCGATCGACACGCTGCAGAACGGGCGGGAATGGACTTCGAGTACGTCGGCGAGGGGCCATCGGGCGTGTGA
- a CDS encoding DUF5822 domain-containing protein, whose protein sequence is MPEPVETTSPDGVDYGWVMQTTFVATILVGAPVVVLLSTAAPLPTWADRVEFAIRVGAPVWLVTSIVVFAYAKRTQT, encoded by the coding sequence GTGCCAGAACCCGTCGAAACGACCTCGCCCGACGGCGTCGATTACGGCTGGGTGATGCAGACGACGTTCGTCGCCACCATCCTGGTCGGCGCGCCGGTCGTCGTCCTGCTGTCGACGGCGGCGCCCCTTCCGACGTGGGCCGACCGGGTCGAGTTCGCGATCCGAGTCGGTGCGCCCGTCTGGTTAGTCACGTCGATCGTCGTCTTCGCCTACGCGAAGCGGACGCAGACGTAA
- a CDS encoding alpha/beta hydrolase, whose amino-acid sequence METVAHHGRETAYDVVDRGSDGPPICCIHGSGGSHDVWDGQRPLADHAPLVTVDLSGHGESDDIDASAGYSTLSAYADDALAVVEATDAAVLVGNSLGGAVVLQILLEREFDPAAAVLTGTGARLGVLEDLLAWLRSDFERAVEFLHGPDRLFHDPDSGLRERSMNRMDDTGQAVTRRDFLTCHEFDVRDRVGEIDTPTLAVYGEYDQLTPPWFHEYLADEIDEAGLAEIEDAAHLAMIERPSAFNTVVDDFLSEIDGDRNRDWY is encoded by the coding sequence ATGGAAACGGTAGCACATCACGGTCGGGAGACGGCATACGACGTCGTCGACCGGGGCAGCGACGGACCGCCCATCTGTTGTATCCACGGGAGCGGCGGGTCCCACGACGTCTGGGACGGGCAGCGACCGCTCGCGGACCACGCGCCGCTCGTCACGGTCGATCTCAGCGGCCACGGTGAGTCGGATGACATCGACGCCAGCGCGGGGTACTCGACGCTGTCGGCCTACGCCGACGACGCGCTGGCCGTCGTCGAGGCGACCGACGCGGCGGTCCTCGTCGGCAACTCCCTCGGCGGTGCCGTCGTCCTCCAGATCCTGCTCGAGCGCGAGTTCGATCCCGCGGCGGCCGTCCTGACGGGGACCGGCGCTCGACTCGGCGTGCTCGAGGATCTCCTGGCGTGGCTACGGTCCGATTTCGAACGCGCAGTCGAATTCCTCCACGGGCCGGATCGGCTCTTTCACGATCCCGACTCGGGCCTTCGCGAGCGATCGATGAACCGGATGGACGACACCGGCCAGGCGGTCACGCGCCGGGACTTTCTGACCTGCCACGAGTTCGACGTCCGCGATCGCGTCGGCGAGATCGACACTCCCACGCTCGCGGTGTACGGAGAGTACGACCAGTTGACACCGCCGTGGTTTCACGAGTACCTCGCCGACGAAATCGACGAGGCCGGACTCGCCGAGATCGAGGACGCCGCACACCTGGCGATGATCGAACGGCCGTCCGCGTTCAATACGGTCGTCGACGACTTCCTGTCCGAGATCGACGGTGACCGAAATCGAGACTGGTACTGA